Part of the Choloepus didactylus isolate mChoDid1 chromosome 27, mChoDid1.pri, whole genome shotgun sequence genome is shown below.
aCGGACAGTCGGGGAGGGGGCAGACACACACAGGGACAGGGAAAGAGACCCGAGTGGAAGCGCTGGGCCTGGCGCTAGCGGTGGGGGGCGCGGGGACGCCTCGGGGAGAAGATCGGGCAGCGCGAAGGGCAGGGGGCGGAGAGGGGGGACTggcggggtgggggctggggaaagcctgagggaggaggagaaggagggaggaactTCCCAAAGTTGCAAAACATGGCTACCTTGCCTGCGGAGCCGAGCGCGGGGCCGGCAGCCGGGGGGGAGGTGGTGGCAGCGGCGGCGAccgaagaagaggaggaggaagcgCGCCAGCTCCTGCAGACTTTGCAGGCGGCCGAGGgtgaggcggcggcggcggctggggCCGGGGCGGGCGAGGCGGCGGCGGGAGCGGAGGGCCCGGGATCCCCGGACGTCCCCGGGTCGCCCCCCGAGGCCGCTGCCGAGCCGCCCACGGGCCTCCGCTTCTCGCCCGAGCAGGTGGCGTGCGTCTGCGAGGCGCTGCTACAGGCGGGCCACGCCGGCCGCTTGAGCCGCTTCCTGGGCGCACTGCCCCCGGCCGAGCGCCTACGTGGCAGCGACCCGGTGCTGCGCGCGCGGGCCTTGGTAGCCTTCCAGCGGGGCGAGTACGCCGAGCTCTACCGGCTACTCGAGAGCCGCCCCTTCCCCGCCGCCCACCACGCCTTCCTGCAGGACCTCTACCTGCGCGCTCGCTACCACGAGGCCGAGCGAGCCCGCGGCCGCGCGCTGGGCGCAGTGGACAAGTACCGGCTGCGCAAGAAGTTCCCGCTGCCCAAGACCATCTGGGACGGCGAGGAGACCGTGTACTGCTTCAAGGAGCGCTCCCGCGCGGCGCTCAAGGCCTGCTATCGCGGCAACCGCTACCCCACGCCCGACGAGAAGCGCCGCCTGGCCACGCTCACCGGCCTCTCGCTCACGCAGGTCAGCAACTGGTTCAAGAACCGGCGACAGCGCGACCGGaccgggggcggcggcggcgcgaCCTGCAAGAGGTGAGGGGACCCGGGCGGCCCCAGTCCTGCTTTCCTGGGGCCGTCCCATTCACCAGTCACCCCCACCTTCCCACCCCAAGCCCCTCGCTGCGCTGAACTGCACGGACAACTCGCGCGCGCAACCTCCCGCGCCCGCGGAGCGCTGGGAATGAGTGTGGGCCAGGCAGGACTGCAAGGCTGTTCACGCGGAGGCTAGGAGACTCTTCTCTGCTACACGCAAGGCTCCAGCACCCGTCCCATCGGGTTCCAGACTGGGGGAAGGCAGAGAAAATGGGGGACTCCAGAGGTCTGAGGAAAAGGGGGAGGGAACTTTTTCCACCTCACCCCAGTGGGGGCTTCTTTCCGGCCCCCTTAGCAGCCCGACTCTTCCCTGACCATTCCCCTTACACACACACCCACTCCTCTTTCAGGGCCCAAACAGCGTGGCCCGTTGTCTGTCTTTGTTGTGAAACGTGAACCTTCCCCAGCTCCGGTTTCCCTGTAACCCAAGCCCTTCCCCTCCCACCCAGTTCTGCCGGCCTCTGGCAGCCTTCTCTGCCTCCCCGGGGGAGGGCACCGGGAACTGAGCCTGCGGCTGCCTCCTCACTCCCCAAAGCCACCACCGCTCTCAGCCTGGCCTAAGAAACTTCGGGGCTGCCTGAGCGTCCAATGGGTGGAGAAGAAGGGCCTCTTCCCTCCCAATCCTAGCAACCTTTAGCTTTTTTGCCGTGGTACCCATATAGCACTTGTAGAGGCTCTTGGGGTCCTTGGGGGAGGTGAGGAAGGAAGTGCCTCAGAGAAGCTTCATAGGGTCCCTGAAACTACACAAAAGCTGGGGCTGGGAAAAAGCTGGGGAGGTGGTGCCGGGCTTTTGCTCCTGCTGGGCAGCCTGGAGCCATCTCTGCAAGAGTCAGGCTGGCAGATGGGGGAGCACAGTATCCAGGACCACATTTATAATCTCTCTCTGTCCAGCGAGTCTGACGGGAACCCCACTACCGAGGACGAATCCAGCGGAAGTCCAGAGGACCTGGAGAGGGGCGTGGCCCCAGTGGCAGCCGAGGCCCCTGCCCAGAGCTCCATATTCTTGGCGGGGACTGCCCCTCCGGCACcatgccctgcctcctcctccatcctGGTGAATGGGAGCTTTCTGGCTGCTGGCAGCTCCCCAGCAGTGCTCCTCAGCGGGAGCCCAGTCATCATCAACAGCCTGGCCCTGGGCGAGGCCTCCAGCCTGGGCCCCCTGCTGCTcacagggggtgggggtgccccTCCAGCACAACCCAGTCCCCAGGGGGCCAGCGAGGCCAAGACTTCCCTGGTCCTGGACCCCCAGACTGGAGAGGTTCGGCTGGAGGAGGCTCAGCCTGAGGCCTCTGAGGTCAAGGGGAACCAGGTGGCTGCATCAGGGCCAGCTGGAGAGGAGGCCCCAGGGCCCCTGCCCCAAGTGGTGCCTGGTCCCCCACCAGCAGCCTCCTTTCCTCTGCCCCCGGGACCCGTGCCTACTGTGGCTGCTCCACAAGTGGTGCCACTCTCCCCACCATCTGGGTACCCTACAGGCTTGGACCCCACTTCCCCACTGCTGAACCTGACCCAGGTGGTGCCCAGCTCACAGGTGGTGACCCTGCCCCAGGCGGTAGGGCCACTGCAGCTGTTGGCAGCTGGGCCAGGCAGCCCTATGGAGGTGGCAGCCACAGCAGGTCCCGCCAACATGCACCTGATAAACTCCGGGGTGGGCATGACTGCCCTACAGCTGCCTTCAGCCACTGCCCCAGGTACCCCCTCTGCCCCCTCAGGTCTGGGTGAGAGCTGGGTGGGGGGCACAGTTATCTCAGAGTGTGAGGGGGCTGTCAGTGGCTTTCTGAGGGGAGGTGTCTCAGCCCTGGCATGGCTCAGAGCCTCTCTTTGCCAAGCCTAGTGCAGGGACCTGAGGCTCATACCAAGCAGACTTGGCCCCACCCTGAAGGGTCTCCATTCTGCCTCTGGTCAGTCTCTATGGCGACTGTCCTCTagcatccccatccccacccttgtCCCTGGCCAGCTGCCTCCATCTCTAACTGCACTTGACCCATCGTCTCCCCCCACAGGAAACTTCCTCCTGGCGAACCCCGTGTCTGGCAGCCCCATCGTGACGGGTGTGGCCGTGCAGCAGGGCAAGCTCATCCTCACCGCCACCTTCCCCGCCAGCATGCTGGTCTCCCAGGTCCTGCCACCGGCCCCCAGCCTCACCCTGCCCCTGAAGCCTGAGACAGCCATCTCAGTGCCCGAAGGAGCCCTCCCGGTGGCCCCCAGCCCTGCTCTCCCAGAAGCCCACGCCCTAGGCGCTCTTTCCGGACAgcagccaccaccaccactgcccactgctgctgctgctgccaccactgccGCTGGCCTTCCCTTCTCCCCAGAGCCCTCTGGCCTCCTGCCTAGCTTCCCAGCACCCCCGCCCGAGGGGCTGATGCTGTCATCCTCGGGCGTGCCCGTCTGGCCAGCGGGGATGGAACTGAGCACAGGAACAGAAGGGCTGCTTGAAGTGGagaaggggctgggggcagaggccCCCCACACTATGCTGAGGTTGCCAGACCCAGATCCCAATGGGTTGCTCCTGGGGGCCACGGCAGGGGGCGAGGTTGACGAGGGGCTGGAAGCCGAGGCCAAGGTCCTAACCCAGCTACAGTCGGTGCCTGTGGAAGAGCCCTTGGAACTGTGACCCAGCCCGCCTCATCCCTTCTGACAATGGTGCTCATAGATCCGGGGACAGGAGCCAGGATCAGGGAACTTCTCGGAAACAGGATTGCTGAAGATTCTACACACACTAAACCCCTCCAGGCCCAGTCAGCCTCTCTGACCCCGGGATTCCAGGAGACACCCCTTCCACTCCCTGTCCAGGAGCACAGTCTCTCTGGATGGGGAGGCCATCTCTGTTACAGCCTTgtccttgccctgcctcccctgtATATACGGGAGGACTTGGGGGTCCTGGCTCAGGGCCTGCCCCCTTTGACCTGGTACTAGCTGTGAGCTGAAAACCCTGCCAAAAGGCTGGATTTCCCACCCCCCTGAACCCGCTCCCTGTCACCCCCTAAAACACTATTAATAGCTCCACTGTTATCCAGTGTTCTCAGAACTGCTTGGAATTCCAGGGTGGAGGACAGACAGACCCTCCCCCAGCTCTGGCACTTCCTGCTAAAAAGATACGCAGGTGTGGGGCAGTGCCTGGCTTCCTCCCTGAGCTCCCCCTGGGCTGAAGCCCTCATTACCACGTCCGGCCCCAAACCAAAGACTCCCTCGTCCCTGGGGCAACACTGATCCCCGCCTCCGTGTCTAGTTTGTACcctaaatctttatttttctaggACATGTTATGCCTCATTGCAATAAAAAATCAAGTAACAGACAACTAGAACCACCAGGGGTGTGGGTTACCTTCCAAATGACTTgcctgaagaaaaactgaactACGAAAAGCCCAACTTGAGGCTCTAGCTTTCTGATTTCTCCTTCCTGAGGCAGAAAAGGGGTTTGAGTTCAGATTTGTGGTGGGGCTTGGGAAGGTGTGGGCTAGGAAGGGTGTCAGGGCCTCAGATCTAGGGTATAAGGACTGGCCCAGTGCTAAGGTAGCAAGGTGAGGCAGGGCAGCCTGGAATCGTCTCCCTCACTGGTATCAAGAATtccatttgctttattttgtttaaaacaataaataatctATAAATAGAACAGTGGGGGTGGGCGGTGAGATGAGTGAACAGGGTTGGAACCATTTGATTCTGGGTGGGGAAAAGAATGGCAGAGGTGAGCCCCTTCTCATAAACTTCACCTCCCTGCATTTCATTTAGGGTTTCTACCTTCCCACCCTGAAGTTCCTCTGATAAGCCATGGGATCAAAAAGGGGCTGTGAGGAAAACAGCAGTCCCATGGGGCAGAGAGTTCGAGCTGTCCGTGGCAGCCTTACAATACAAACACACAGCGGCGGGGTCAATAAATACGCCCCCTCCCCTGTCGTGCAGTACTAGTGAGGGGCACCTGCGCTAACTGGGGCTGGAAGCCCAGGAGGGGCCCTTCTCCCCATTGCCTGTTCTGGTTTCAAACAATGGCTTCAGGAGCTGCAAGGAGGCAAGGGGAGGTGAGCCGCCATCTCTCAGGCCCGCTGAGGAGGCAGGGCAGAAGCCAGGCGTGGGGGGCAGCGGGCCTTCTCGGCCAGCAGCTGATAGAAGGGCTTAGGGGTCTCCCCGTCCTCATCCTCACTGCTGGAGCTGCCCTGCTTCACGATCCGGTTGTGCTGGCGGCTGAACCTGCGTGCCTTGATGCTGAGGGGAGATGGGCAGGGCGGGCAGGGCTTCCTCACCACCCCTCAGGCGTCTGACCCACCCTCACCTCCGGCCCCAGCAGTGAGCGGGGCTGGGCTGGGTCACTGCTAGTGAGCCCTATGAGCCAGCCTCCGCTTCCCGGTCAGCCAAGTCCACTTTGTGGAGCCCCACACTCCTTTGAGGATCTGTTAAAAAGTGTGCACATCCACGTGTGTTTCAGGGGGCCC
Proteins encoded:
- the SIX5 gene encoding homeobox protein SIX5; amino-acid sequence: MATLPAEPSAGPAAGGEVVAAAATEEEEEEARQLLQTLQAAEGEAAAAAGAGAGEAAAGAEGPGSPDVPGSPPEAAAEPPTGLRFSPEQVACVCEALLQAGHAGRLSRFLGALPPAERLRGSDPVLRARALVAFQRGEYAELYRLLESRPFPAAHHAFLQDLYLRARYHEAERARGRALGAVDKYRLRKKFPLPKTIWDGEETVYCFKERSRAALKACYRGNRYPTPDEKRRLATLTGLSLTQVSNWFKNRRQRDRTGGGGGATCKSESDGNPTTEDESSGSPEDLERGVAPVAAEAPAQSSIFLAGTAPPAPCPASSSILVNGSFLAAGSSPAVLLSGSPVIINSLALGEASSLGPLLLTGGGGAPPAQPSPQGASEAKTSLVLDPQTGEVRLEEAQPEASEVKGNQVAASGPAGEEAPGPLPQVVPGPPPAASFPLPPGPVPTVAAPQVVPLSPPSGYPTGLDPTSPLLNLTQVVPSSQVVTLPQAVGPLQLLAAGPGSPMEVAATAGPANMHLINSGVGMTALQLPSATAPGNFLLANPVSGSPIVTGVAVQQGKLILTATFPASMLVSQVLPPAPSLTLPLKPETAISVPEGALPVAPSPALPEAHALGALSGQQPPPPLPTAAAAATTAAGLPFSPEPSGLLPSFPAPPPEGLMLSSSGVPVWPAGMELSTGTEGLLEVEKGLGAEAPHTMLRLPDPDPNGLLLGATAGGEVDEGLEAEAKVLTQLQSVPVEEPLEL